The Juglans microcarpa x Juglans regia isolate MS1-56 chromosome 2D, Jm3101_v1.0, whole genome shotgun sequence DNA window GCTCGGTGAAATGCCTCAATGATGTTTGGGTTCTCATTTTCATCATGCATTGGCAAAGCTTTGTTCCCATGTTCATTACATCTCTATCCTAGTGTTGAGATTATGTTTGGCATTGAGGCTTGGGACTTCCattgggtttaaaacccaaCCTTGGCATTGTTTTCGGGCATATGCATTGTGCATTTGACATGTGCATTGGATCATGCATTGGGCATTTTGCATTTTGGACATGCATACATCGGGTCTTAAATACCTTTAGCCTCGTCTAACGGTCATTGATTCTATCCACAAAAATTGAGTTGAACAAGTGTTGAAGCGGTgtaacatgaaaaagattgaagtgtgctcaacacgACTCAACTGATGCTTGattggcgctcgagcagaaccttCTAGAGAAGTTTGCTCGATATACGCTCGACGTaacgctcgagcggaactcttccagagaggttcgctctatgtgcgctcgacgtagcgctcgagcggaacccatccagagaggttcgctcgatgtgcgctcgactcaacCCTCGAGCTGAACCCATCCAGAGaagttcgctcgatgtgcgctcgactcatCGCTTGAGCAGAACTCTtctagagaggttcgctcaactTACGCTCGACACTTCACTCGAGCCAATCTTCaagacaacgtgcgctcgacttgtGCTcaacacctcgctcgagccaatatCCAAGACAACTaaaaattcagggttttgagcgtCGTGATTTGTTGGGGCTATAAATAGAACAACTTATTTATGTTCTTTGGGTAGAGAAATAGAGCAAGAACCCTAGTTGCTTCAAGAGCCATAGAGAGAACCATAGAGAGAACCTTTCCTCacttgtgaatctctcttggacaaacacatctccaccacaccacactcaaaatcaaatcttattctAAATCCATTAAAGTGGACATGTTGATTGGCCGGAAGGTTTTCGGAGCTGCTGTTACTGCAGAGATCAGAGGTTCTAGTGggatgctatagaaaggtcggagttccgacactacatgcgtgtaaagatcgagtgggtcacttgtgatgttgcaagccaagtttaggaattacaaaggttttgtgagtgtctctatattggttgtaacaaactttttctatagtagattttaggtggtggcttacactcgtagtggttttagaatttgaagacgtttttcaaatgagtttccacttcgtgaccaaatctctgtgttgattatttgcatgatttgtttcatcttttaattGCTTACTtgtcattatattttattagaccagaaaatttgaactgcacctattcacccccctctaggtgttgtatgggatagaacacttctttctcaactttttatattaataaggTAAGGATTAAAAACATTAGTAGTAGTCTAGTCAAagtcaaattttggccaaactaTAACTAAGTTGCTTAAAAACTTCATACACCAGACTCAACAAATGTACAGTAAATTTGGTATTTCCCTCTTTCGCTGGCCAAATTTGACTTAGCCCAAACGGTGGGCCAAATAATTTTCCTTGCGTAAAAAATTactaattttacttataataatGAATCACATTGCAACAATTGGCTAATTTTGCTTCTAATAAATAGATCACTACATTTTAAAACGGTCTTATGCAGAATCTTGCTAGTTATCTCGAAAATAAGACTGTATGTTTTTCTAGAATGGGGTCCATTAATTagcctttttaaaaaattaataaaataaaataaaaacaaaagtaaaaaataaaaaattcttggagCTCTTTTAAGTGGATTCTTCTATATCAAATACTTCCTCTATATTGCATCACCGATCAATTCatccaataattaataattaggagatgttatgttttatagtgtaaaaaaaaagactattagaaaattatatccgtCGAAATAATATGAttgttacaaaattaatatatacttttttaataatgaatcaatattcaaattacaattataattaaaataaatgaaaaggccaaaatcaaatcaaacatATTTGGATCTCAAAACAAATTTCTATTTTAGCATTTCATCTAATTACTTATCCATATTTTCATGAAAAGTTAAAGACGCAAAAGCCAAAATAGttcttacaaaaattaaaacaaaaacgctcataaaaaactatatttaactAACTTTTCAAATCTAATCATCTACTCACAAATCTCTATAGaaaacatatttgaaaataaaataaaattttcctatctaacttcacaaaaaccaatagCAAATCCATCTCaaaatctcttaaaaaaattctaaaatattccaCAACCAAACATgtcataattttgtttatagttataaatatattaaataaggcCCTTCGTTATAgcactgatcatgatcatggtATTCGATGAAGTAGCTAGCACATGCGTGactagttttaacttttttatatatatatatacatgttttgcatatgatatgaaaaataataaactaagcGCTAGAGCTTCAACCTAATCGTATTTATAAACGACAGGAGATCCACAAAATATAGGCTTTTTATACGCCTTAACCTACTCTCCACTTCTCACATGGCACGTTAAAATCCTAAATAGGAAAATGATGCGAGAGGTAAAAATTTATTTGGATAGTAGtgcagcattttttttttattttttattttatttttatgcctAACACCTTTCACCCATTGTGGGTTGCCTTGGATCGGGTGATTTCTTCCCAAAATATGACCGTTAATTCAAAATTAACTCACTTTATTACCCTCTAATTTAAGCcaatattttgtaatgaaaaaggaaaaaaaaaaacttattctctaaatttatcaattaaaatatttaataataatatgtttgcgccaacacatgcatatattttaagaaagatgaatttgatttatcatttttacattACACacaacacataattttttaattatttatttttttctttatcaaatatatgatgtatggattatgaataaaaatatttaattagtttagtagaaataaaataaattttaaaaaaattaatgtgttgTGTATGAAATGATGCAAAATTTGTAATTCAATATTAGATAATGATATCCttatatctcatttattattagtttactgtttagttatttttttcttttattatttgaatttataataaaaattgatttatttttaattaaattatatgattaagttagttgattaaatttattattatgcaataatattatgttttgaaatttttaaactaaatataaataaaaaaaggaaaaaaatagttaaatggGAAAATAGTAGTAAAGCAGATATCGTTacctttttaatattttatgaagatAATATAGGTGTCGGTGGTGAAGATCCGTCCATGTCATGTGTTTTTTACATGCATCACATCAGATGGTCACCCATTGGGCCAGCGCCGTGACATTTTCAGTCTCCGTCACTACGTGGCAGAATATTAATGGCCTATCtcacataattataataaaatgtcACGGTGAGGCATATATATTCATTCATAAATGCCCATCGCCGTGATTCGTGAAAACCTCCATTCCTCACGCCTCGCAGTTCccagatctctctctccctctctctctctctctaaatatatTTGGCTCTCTCAGTGTTCTTCTTGTCCTCTGGATTGATCCAAAGAAAATAGGGAAAACCAATTTGCACAATTTTCtcttggatctgttttgatccGATACGAAACCGACACCACCTGTACGTCTCTCCTCCTCTTTCTATCGGCTGTTTCGAGTCcaatatatattgtgtttagaaTAAATTCATCcaatatatattgtgtttagaataaattcatacttttatggtttgttattatttatagttCTGAAAGGTGATGCTGTATTTGCATTATTCGTTTTTATGTTCTGGTTTGGggatttggtttggttttgttaTGGCACTGGTTTAGCTGATGCGATTAATCATATGCATTGTGTCATTGGGTTTCCGTTTGTTTCTCTGCAAAATAATGAGTGGACGGAAGTAGTGGGTTTTTCCTTTAAGACGTTGGTAATATTATGGATCTACTATTCTAAATgattggaaagaaaagagagaatattttcTGTTGCACTGGGTTTTAATTGGACTGTTTAGAATTTTGTACTGCTCCGTCTGTTTCAATGTTACGTAATTTTCGGATAATAGACCTTTTTTACTAATATCTTATTTTTCGAATGGATATTTCTTTCTCGAGAAATTGGTGGAAGATGATAAGTTTTGCCTAATGTTTAAGGTAAAACGTGACTTTAGATTAATAGATcctttagaaagaaaaaaaacgtAGATGTCCATGTGAATTTTTCCTGGTAATACTGTTTCTAGAACAGTAAAGCAAATTGAGGTGAATTTCTATTGGTTGGAATTTCCCTTTTtgcactttttaaatttattatgtCTTCACACCTAAATTCTAGTTTTTTCTGTGGTTATTCCATTTAGATGCAGAcccgaaaaaataaaactctccTAACATTTCACTTGAgacaaataaagaaatataaatttccAATTTTTACTCGTGATTTTAGATCTTATTTGTATGTTATTGTTTCTCGCATGTTTCTGGACTACTctatttgttttatgatttttaaatgaaatttgagTAAATGCGTTGTATGCTTGGTTATGTAGAAGCTATTTTGGTTATGGCTGCGACATACGAGCCAAAGAACATCCTCATCACTGGAGCCGCTGGCTTCATAGCATCCCATGTTTGTAATCGACTGATCAGGAACTACCCTCATTACAAAATTGTTGTCCTCGACAAGCTTGATTACTGTTCAAATCTGAAGAACTTGCTACCCTCAAAATCATCCCCTAACTTTAAATTCATCAAGGGAGACATTGAGAGTGCTGACCTTGTGAACTTCATTCTTCTTTCTGAGTCCATTGATACCATAATGCACTTTGCAGCCCAGACCCATGTTGACAACTCCTTTGGTAACAGCTTGGAGTTCACtaagaacaatatatatggcaccCATGTTCTTCTAGAAGCCTGCAAAGTCACTGGCGGCCAGATCAGGAGGTTTATCCATGTGAGCACAGATGAGGTATATGGGGAGACAGATGAGGATGCTGTTGTGGGGAACCATGAGGCTTCTCAGCTGCTCCCAACAAATCCATATTCTGCTACTAAAGCTGGGGCGGAGATGCTTGTTATGGCATATGGATGTTCGTATGGATTACCTGTGATAACCACCAGAGGCAACAATGTCTATGGGCCAAACCAGTTCCCGGAAAAAATGATTCCAAAGTTCATCCTCTTGGCGATGAAGGGAAAGCCTCTACCAATCCACGGGGATGGATCCAATGTTAGGAGTTATCTCTATTGTGAAGATGTCGCAGAGGCATTCGAAGTCATTCTCCATAGGGGTGAAGTGGGCCATGTTTACAACGTTGggacaaagaaagaaaggaggGTGATTGATGTGGCCAGGGAAATTTGCCAACTTTTCTCTCTGAGCCCTGATATCCATATTAAGTTTGTTGAGAATAGGCCTTTTAATGACCAAAGATACTTTTTGGATGACCAGAAGTTGAAGAACTTGGGATGGTTCGAAAGTACTTCATGGGAAGAGGGCTTAAAGAAGACTATGGAATGGTATGTCAACAATCCTGATTGGTGGGGTGATGTTTCTGGGGCATTGGTCCCTCATCCAAGAATGCTAATGGTGCCTGGAATTGAAAGGAAGTTTGACGGGCCTTATACTAGCAACTCTGCTTCATCTTTTGCAGTAAATGAATCTAATCAGGACGGAATGGTAGTTCCAGGTACCATGGACAACCCCTTTACTCAGAAGCCAGCTCTGAAGTTCTTGATTTATGGTAGAACAGGGTGGATCGGCGGGCTTCTTGGGAAAATTTGTGACAAACAAGGGATACCCTTTCAGTATGGAAGGGGCCGCTTGGAGGAAAGGTCACAGCTCTTGGCAGATATTCAGACTGTTAAGCCGACTCATGTTTTTAATGCTGCTGGAGTGACTGGCAGACCCAATGTGGATTGGTGTGAAACTCATAAACCAGAGACTATCCGGACAAATGTTGCTGGTACTTTAACCTTGGCAGATGTCTGCAGAGAGCATGGCCTCCTAATGATGAATTATGCTACTGGCTGCATTTTTGAATACGATGCTGCACATCCATTAGGATCTGGAATTGGGTTCAAGGAGGAGGACAAACCTAATTTCACTGGTTCTTTCTATTCTAAAACCAAAGCCATGGTAGGCAATGTCAATTTTAGTTCTTATTTTCATCCTGAGAATTCTTAACATAACTGCCAATTGatatctcactattttttaatcAGGTTGAAGAACTCATACAAGAATATGACAATGTTTGCACCCTCAGAGTCCGAATGCCAATATCATCTGATCTCAGCAACCCACGTAACTTTATCACAAAGATTTCGCGATATAACAAAGTGGTTGACATTCCCAACAGCATGACTATCTTGGATGAGCTACTACCCATTTCGATTGAGATGGCCAAAAGGAACTGCAGGGGCATCTGGAACTTCACAAATCCAGGCGTTGTAAGTCACAATGAGATTCTGGAAATGTACAAGAACTACGTTGACCCCAACTTCAACTGGGTTAATTTCACACTGGAAGAACAGGCCAAGGTCATTGTTGCCCCTCGCAGCAACAATGAGATGGATGCTTCCAAGTTAAAGAATGAATTTCCGGAGTTGCTGCACATCAAGGAATCGCTGATCAAATACGTCTTTGAACCCAATAAGAAATTAATTGCTGGCGAAGTCGGAAAATAAGCACATCATAAACTACGTTTAAGGACCAATTTATACGCTTTTTTTCCCCCTCCGCGTAGTGAATTTGGTTTCCTGTTAGATTTGttaccatttttttattcatcattcatatgAATTCATCATTCATATGCTTCAATTCCACGAGGTAATGTCGTTATTTAATTCAGTTTGGCCATTGTTAAAAGGAGCTAAGAATGGCTTCCACATGTATAAATTTCAAAGTCCTTGATATATTAAGCTGTTTATTGATCAATGTCTGGTAACccaatttcctttttaattgaGTTTTAGGCAGATGCAGCTTTGAATGTTTGGCTTCGTATGCAGACAACCCTAGTCTTAAAGAATAACAATGAACGGTAAAGATGAAGTCAGGCATTGGCATGTGAGGATTCGTCTGTAATCTCCTCTAGAGCATGGGATGCACACAATACCTCAGAACTTTATCTTCAGCAGGGAATTAAAACTGCTCGTTGGCATCTACATTtgtatcatctaattattataattttatcaaattttcatacaaaatataataaataatttaattttttcaaatttcaaaacaacaataatattttaaaaatttttattcaactttcaattttcatttaaacttatctcatctcaactcattattcaaatcTCCTCTCATTATTCAGTTAATAGTAAAACTATGTACCGAAGCTGAAAGAATAGAGAGAGCATAATACTTATATGCTCTGATGTAATTTTACCATCTTTATGAACGGTATCTAAACCAGAAATTTCattgagtaatactagatacagtcataaattgtgcaagtattgcgcactcattttaaaatagtgtaggatctactattaaaaaattaatttttttatgtggatctcatatttacttttttttcccccaaaatgagtatgtttgcatactctatgactgtaaatattattttttatgtatatattatacaattttttatttataattataagaaaatatatcatagatgtaatttaattttatattcctTTCAATTTATAAGAGATGCTTTTtagattgtatattttttaactcatattatcaagtttttaaattttcggtggtatatttttggtattttttatgtatgtatactcattttatattttagatggAAAAGTTATAACTTGTAAGAAAATCTAGAAAGTATttcttctcatattttatattttaagaagacTCAAGAATTTTAGACCGGATTAGAAgaagattttcatatttttaaaagattttaagaagtttttaaattttttgacatcaatattattttttttatcaaatattatttgaatttatataataatgattaaTATTTCTTGAGAGGGGGCCCTAGCCTCAACGTGGTTCCGCCACTGTTTATTAAGGGATAGTGATAACATTGTATTCCTTGTATACATAAAATACGTAAAGGGTTTGTACATAGAAGCTATCATTGTGGGGCTACCATATAAACATATGggaaaaatattgagaaaaatcaaggaaaaaaaaaataatattttcaaagttg harbors:
- the LOC121250283 gene encoding trifunctional UDP-glucose 4,6-dehydratase/UDP-4-keto-6-deoxy-D-glucose 3,5-epimerase/UDP-4-keto-L-rhamnose-reductase RHM1-like; translation: MAATYEPKNILITGAAGFIASHVCNRLIRNYPHYKIVVLDKLDYCSNLKNLLPSKSSPNFKFIKGDIESADLVNFILLSESIDTIMHFAAQTHVDNSFGNSLEFTKNNIYGTHVLLEACKVTGGQIRRFIHVSTDEVYGETDEDAVVGNHEASQLLPTNPYSATKAGAEMLVMAYGCSYGLPVITTRGNNVYGPNQFPEKMIPKFILLAMKGKPLPIHGDGSNVRSYLYCEDVAEAFEVILHRGEVGHVYNVGTKKERRVIDVAREICQLFSLSPDIHIKFVENRPFNDQRYFLDDQKLKNLGWFESTSWEEGLKKTMEWYVNNPDWWGDVSGALVPHPRMLMVPGIERKFDGPYTSNSASSFAVNESNQDGMVVPGTMDNPFTQKPALKFLIYGRTGWIGGLLGKICDKQGIPFQYGRGRLEERSQLLADIQTVKPTHVFNAAGVTGRPNVDWCETHKPETIRTNVAGTLTLADVCREHGLLMMNYATGCIFEYDAAHPLGSGIGFKEEDKPNFTGSFYSKTKAMVEELIQEYDNVCTLRVRMPISSDLSNPRNFITKISRYNKVVDIPNSMTILDELLPISIEMAKRNCRGIWNFTNPGVVSHNEILEMYKNYVDPNFNWVNFTLEEQAKVIVAPRSNNEMDASKLKNEFPELLHIKESLIKYVFEPNKKLIAGEVGK